In Geotalea uraniireducens, one genomic interval encodes:
- a CDS encoding glycosyltransferase, whose protein sequence is MPIELLAPTNYQDTIVMFKGESQYNLLPEFLTELSSAFTDLGYKVATIDMFDTDWPNRLFKIIKTKRIKFFMSMNGNGNDIMLNGKRLDGHTDAPMFNFFVDHPCGLIDRIDCSLNNLIVSCVDKTHVHFLEIYAQTRKPIQKYFVAHGGGASRNKAKERTIGERSIDVLFSGSYTDPESIRKSWLSSSIGSLLDIIAEAALYESEKSLVQVFIEAFESRGLNPAILKDRGSWCLLRAVGSYVRQARRKLIVESLRDCNMHIYGNGWEELPALANSNIRVCGQINYSEIYDKMADTKIVLNILPYFTDGSHERIFNSMLAGAVCLSDENIYLKDNFCCGKNIVLYNLKNNNAAEKIERLLGNTNMMDEIARNGKELALTDHTWRNRAEEILQIVVGRQ, encoded by the coding sequence ATGCCGATCGAACTTCTAGCTCCGACGAATTATCAAGATACCATTGTTATGTTCAAAGGAGAATCTCAATACAATTTACTGCCTGAATTCCTGACAGAGTTATCATCGGCATTCACCGACCTTGGTTACAAGGTGGCGACAATAGACATGTTCGATACAGATTGGCCTAACAGGCTGTTTAAAATTATCAAAACAAAGCGCATCAAATTTTTTATGTCAATGAACGGCAATGGCAACGACATAATGTTAAATGGCAAGCGCTTGGATGGACATACCGATGCTCCCATGTTTAACTTTTTTGTCGATCACCCATGCGGCCTTATAGATAGAATCGATTGTAGTTTAAATAACTTGATTGTTTCTTGCGTTGACAAAACACACGTCCATTTTTTAGAAATTTATGCGCAGACAAGAAAGCCCATCCAAAAATATTTTGTCGCCCATGGCGGGGGTGCAAGTCGCAATAAGGCAAAAGAGAGGACTATTGGAGAGCGAAGTATTGATGTACTGTTTTCCGGCTCATACACGGATCCGGAAAGCATACGAAAATCCTGGTTATCGAGCAGCATAGGCTCTTTGTTAGACATTATTGCCGAAGCTGCTTTGTACGAATCAGAGAAGTCCCTCGTGCAGGTATTCATCGAGGCATTTGAATCCAGGGGCCTTAATCCTGCGATATTGAAGGATCGGGGAAGTTGGTGTTTACTCCGGGCGGTTGGCAGCTATGTCAGGCAAGCGCGAAGAAAATTAATTGTCGAGTCATTACGCGATTGCAATATGCACATTTATGGCAACGGCTGGGAGGAGTTACCGGCACTGGCCAACAGCAATATACGTGTCTGCGGACAAATAAATTACTCTGAAATTTATGACAAAATGGCAGATACAAAGATTGTATTGAACATACTACCGTATTTTACCGATGGCAGCCACGAGAGAATTTTCAATTCTATGCTTGCCGGTGCCGTATGTTTGTCTGATGAAAATATATATTTGAAGGACAACTTCTGTTGCGGTAAAAATATTGTCCTGTACAACCTGAAAAATAATAATGCCGCAGAAAAAATAGAACGGCTTCTGGGTAACACGAATATGATGGATGAAATAGCTAGAAACGGTAAAGAGTTAGCACTTACAGACCATACTTGGCGTAATAGAGCGGAGGAAATACTACAAATTGTGGTTGGCAGGCAATAA